A window of the Teredinibacter franksiae genome harbors these coding sequences:
- a CDS encoding flagellin N-terminal helical domain-containing protein has translation MPLVVNSNIPSLNAQRQLLQSGADLDKASERLASGKRINSAADDAAGLAISNRQTSQIRGLDQAIRNANDGISLIQTAEGALDETTNILQRMRELSIQSANGIYSDTDRSTLDAEVQQLKAEIDRIAETTAFNGKTVLDGSLGEVALQVGSEANQTISVNISGFNTNSLGGNAGDVVGESAEGGTLAALQAFTNASVVATSLYVNDVAISDLSGAASLDSAIATINSDLEGKGAEASILVATEGSTVGDGKLISGTDSLTITVESSDTAAGNDTVYVLTGTNNMSELVDKINSETGVSASLNDSGKLVLSQEGVQSIAVTGSGTAAVDAAGFAAADNTATGEARIVFTDTSADKAGVKIEGSDGSAASTAQALFTALGVDFGDDEGNVQGIAITTFATDLNEGDLIINGTDVGAVTQGADATTQREALIAGINKISDQTGVVASVATDAVGVAIDGIKLTNSSGGEVSVKYGENAAASIYTDTGLQERNAASGAGSVAGIKIDSAASAQKAIDVIDTALEQINSTRADLGAISNRLDFTVSNLGNVSENTSAARSRIVDADFASETANLSRAQVLQQASQAMLAQANARPQQVLSLLQ, from the coding sequence ATGCCTTTAGTAGTTAACAGTAATATTCCTTCACTGAACGCCCAGCGTCAGTTATTACAGTCCGGCGCCGACTTGGATAAAGCCAGCGAGCGTTTGGCATCCGGTAAACGCATTAACTCCGCAGCAGATGACGCCGCGGGCCTCGCAATTTCCAATCGTCAAACGTCTCAGATTCGTGGTCTTGACCAAGCAATTCGAAACGCAAATGACGGTATTTCGCTTATTCAAACGGCTGAAGGTGCGTTGGACGAAACCACCAATATTCTTCAGCGTATGCGTGAATTGTCTATTCAGTCCGCCAACGGAATTTATTCCGATACGGACCGCTCCACTCTCGATGCGGAAGTTCAACAGTTAAAAGCTGAAATTGATCGTATTGCCGAAACAACGGCATTCAACGGTAAGACGGTACTTGACGGTTCTTTAGGCGAGGTAGCGCTACAGGTAGGTTCGGAAGCGAACCAGACAATTTCTGTTAATATTTCTGGATTTAACACGAATTCTTTAGGCGGTAACGCCGGAGATGTTGTTGGAGAATCTGCGGAAGGTGGTACTTTAGCGGCATTGCAGGCGTTTACTAACGCGAGTGTGGTAGCCACATCTTTATATGTAAATGACGTAGCTATCTCGGATTTGAGTGGAGCAGCGAGTCTAGATAGTGCTATAGCCACCATTAATTCGGATTTGGAAGGTAAGGGTGCAGAAGCGTCTATCTTGGTGGCCACGGAAGGTAGTACCGTAGGTGACGGCAAACTTATTTCCGGTACCGACTCATTAACAATTACGGTTGAATCTTCAGATACTGCGGCCGGTAATGACACAGTTTATGTGCTTACTGGAACCAACAATATGAGTGAGTTAGTTGACAAAATTAACTCAGAAACGGGTGTGTCCGCCTCTTTGAATGATAGTGGGAAGTTGGTACTCAGCCAGGAAGGTGTCCAGAGTATCGCGGTAACAGGTTCGGGCACTGCCGCCGTTGATGCAGCAGGCTTTGCCGCAGCAGACAACACCGCTACCGGTGAGGCCCGTATAGTTTTTACGGATACCAGTGCAGATAAAGCGGGTGTGAAAATAGAAGGTAGTGATGGAAGCGCGGCTTCAACTGCGCAAGCCTTGTTCACCGCTCTTGGTGTTGATTTTGGTGATGATGAGGGTAATGTCCAAGGTATTGCAATTACCACCTTCGCTACTGATTTAAACGAAGGCGATTTGATTATTAATGGCACGGATGTCGGTGCAGTAACTCAGGGGGCTGATGCAACAACTCAGCGCGAAGCCTTGATTGCAGGCATTAATAAAATTAGTGATCAAACCGGTGTGGTTGCTTCTGTTGCCACCGATGCTGTAGGTGTAGCGATTGATGGAATAAAGCTTACAAACTCTTCAGGCGGAGAAGTGAGCGTTAAATATGGCGAGAATGCTGCGGCGTCAATCTACACCGATACCGGTCTGCAGGAAAGAAACGCCGCTTCAGGAGCTGGCTCAGTTGCGGGTATTAAAATCGATAGTGCCGCAAGTGCTCAAAAGGCCATTGATGTTATCGATACAGCCCTAGAGCAAATCAACTCTACTCGTGCGGATCTCGGTGCAATCAGTAACCGTCTAGATTTCACCGTATCTAACTTAGGTAACGTATCTGAAAATACCTCAGCTGCACGGTCTCGAATCGTCGATGCTGATTTCGCGTCAGAAACCGCTAACTTGAGCCGAGCACAGGTACTGCAGCAGGCGTCGCAAGCCATGTTGGCGCAGGCGAATGCACGGCCTCAACAGGTTCTTTCACTCTTACAGTAA
- a CDS encoding flagellin N-terminal helical domain-containing protein translates to MPLVINTNVAALNAQRQLVKSGSDMAQAMERLASGKRVNTARDDAAGLAISNRQTSQIRGLDQAIRNANDGVSLIQTAEGALDEVTNILQRIRELSIQSANGIYSDLDRSTLDAEAQQLKQEVDRIAQSTTFNGQPLLDGSLSDVALQVGSEAYQTIDLEIQGFSTSSLGGTSGDIVGEVTLAGLDSLTAFDGTATNSITVNDITLSTLAGITAAGSTVNDALAIINADLDGKGAEASTLISVEADAAGSGVLAGTDTVDIVLTDADGNAQSYILSGTSNLSELAEMINSDTIIDAKINDEGKLILSAENSESVNITDASGATGLGAGQLATDIFFALVFTDTSSESNGVNFLTDAATADVQALGINTQDTEGNIIGVAGIGETNTIQKGDLKINGVDVPSFTGVAAAAATIDTAIVAINSISEQTGVVAYAETATTIGMRSTKGNEISIQYGGGATAQDVLDATGLLERNALSGSGSVAGIAIDTAEGAQQAIDVIDVALEQINSTRSELGAINNRLDFTMSNLANVSEKTSAARSRIIDADFASETSQLSRAQVLQQASQAMLAQANAQPQQVLQLLQG, encoded by the coding sequence ATGCCTTTAGTTATTAACACAAACGTTGCCGCGTTAAATGCTCAAAGGCAACTTGTAAAATCCGGAAGTGATATGGCGCAGGCGATGGAGCGTTTGGCATCGGGCAAGCGCGTTAATACGGCGCGTGACGATGCCGCAGGTCTCGCTATTTCCAACCGGCAGACATCGCAGATCCGAGGGCTCGACCAGGCTATCCGCAATGCCAATGACGGTGTGTCATTGATTCAGACGGCCGAAGGTGCGCTCGATGAGGTCACCAATATTTTACAGCGCATACGCGAACTATCAATCCAGTCCGCGAACGGAATTTACTCAGATCTAGACCGTTCAACACTGGATGCTGAAGCGCAGCAGCTTAAGCAGGAGGTTGACCGCATTGCGCAGTCCACAACCTTCAACGGTCAGCCATTGTTGGATGGTAGTTTAAGCGACGTGGCACTACAGGTAGGTTCTGAGGCTTACCAAACCATCGATTTAGAGATTCAAGGTTTTAGTACCTCCTCTTTGGGGGGAACCTCTGGTGATATTGTTGGTGAAGTTACACTCGCTGGTTTGGATTCTCTTACAGCATTTGATGGCACTGCGACAAACAGCATAACGGTAAATGATATAACGCTCAGCACCCTTGCGGGTATTACAGCAGCCGGTAGTACGGTTAACGATGCCTTGGCTATCATCAATGCCGATTTGGATGGCAAAGGAGCAGAAGCTTCTACCTTGATTTCTGTTGAAGCCGATGCGGCAGGTAGTGGCGTGCTCGCCGGTACCGATACAGTTGATATTGTTCTGACGGATGCAGACGGAAATGCCCAGTCATATATATTGTCTGGTACGAGTAATCTTTCTGAGTTGGCGGAAATGATTAATTCAGACACCATCATTGACGCAAAAATTAACGACGAAGGAAAACTAATACTTTCCGCAGAAAATTCAGAAAGCGTTAACATTACGGATGCCTCTGGGGCCACAGGCTTGGGTGCAGGCCAGCTAGCGACGGATATCTTTTTTGCGTTGGTGTTTACCGATACAAGCTCCGAAAGTAACGGTGTTAATTTCCTTACCGATGCCGCCACGGCCGATGTACAGGCGCTAGGTATTAATACCCAGGATACCGAAGGCAATATTATTGGTGTTGCAGGTATTGGCGAGACAAATACCATTCAAAAAGGCGATTTAAAAATAAACGGTGTTGATGTTCCGAGCTTTACCGGTGTAGCTGCCGCTGCGGCAACCATCGATACCGCAATCGTTGCGATCAACTCGATTTCCGAACAAACAGGGGTTGTTGCCTACGCCGAAACGGCGACGACCATCGGAATGCGTTCGACCAAAGGCAATGAAATATCGATTCAATACGGTGGTGGCGCAACGGCACAAGACGTCTTAGACGCTACAGGGTTGCTGGAGCGGAATGCGCTCAGCGGCAGTGGCTCGGTTGCAGGGATAGCGATTGATACTGCAGAAGGCGCTCAACAGGCTATTGACGTTATTGATGTAGCACTTGAGCAGATAAACTCAACACGATCTGAATTAGGTGCGATCAACAATCGCCTCGACTTTACTATGAGCAACCTAGCAAACGTTTCTGAAAAAACCTCTGCGGCAAGATCACGTATCATCGATGCAGATTTCGCATCCGAGACGTCCCAGCTAAGTAGGGCTCAGGTATTGCAGCAGGCGTCGCAGGCCATGCTTGCCCAAGCAAACGCGCAACCACAGCAGGTACTGCAGCTATTGCAGGGCTAA
- the flgL gene encoding flagellar hook-associated protein FlgL codes for MRISSLQIFNIANKGIADANESMIHTQAQLSSGVRVLNPSDDPVASTKIMQLTNDIANISQYRRNIDIAENNLVLEESNLKSVGNLLQRIQELAVQAGNTATLSTNEYRALSSEVDARLDELRNLLNSQNANGDYIFGGYKSRGEPFSGTAASGFTYAGDDGQQFIKISNNTTIASSDSGKEIFVNIESAHNTVHSYASPANKSDPPAGISVGQVVDQELFDTFYPEDMVVTFNADNAVVPAGKNYTVSERSTGRIITANQPYSAGSNIEVSGVSFRITGQPVSGDPSVTATRPFGIDGPVVFPFDFTPPADETFTLRVGGRTETMVLDGNVTNTTDLAAILNSGVNGNAAKLAALGITVDNTGFSSASGINFSIASGSGNVDSVMGINSLAGSTSNDGVRETPGDRLFIDSSNKQDVLTTMARFSEGMKDYDGSAESRERLEEIIATSILNLKNSQTSILDITSKLGARFNTLESTRDLHLDSELVMKDVLAELRDVDYAEAATRLSAQTMVLQAAQSSFIRVSQLNLFSQL; via the coding sequence ATGCGTATTTCGTCACTGCAAATATTTAATATCGCCAATAAAGGTATTGCCGACGCAAATGAATCTATGATTCATACGCAAGCACAACTGTCGAGTGGGGTGAGGGTATTGAACCCCTCAGATGATCCCGTGGCATCCACGAAGATTATGCAGTTAACCAACGATATCGCTAATATTTCCCAATATCGAAGGAATATCGATATCGCGGAAAATAATTTGGTTCTAGAGGAATCTAATCTCAAGAGTGTCGGCAATCTACTACAGCGCATTCAAGAGTTGGCCGTGCAGGCGGGTAACACGGCAACACTCAGTACCAATGAGTATCGAGCACTGTCCAGTGAAGTGGATGCGCGACTAGATGAACTGAGAAACTTGCTGAATAGTCAGAATGCTAATGGAGATTACATTTTTGGCGGCTACAAAAGTAGGGGCGAGCCGTTTTCAGGAACCGCGGCAAGCGGCTTTACCTACGCTGGTGATGATGGCCAACAATTTATCAAAATATCGAATAATACGACTATCGCTTCGAGTGATTCGGGCAAAGAGATTTTTGTAAATATAGAAAGTGCTCACAATACCGTGCACAGTTATGCCAGCCCGGCTAACAAATCAGACCCGCCGGCCGGTATATCGGTTGGCCAGGTAGTGGACCAAGAGTTATTTGATACCTTTTACCCTGAAGATATGGTGGTTACCTTTAATGCCGACAATGCTGTTGTTCCGGCGGGGAAAAACTATACCGTCAGTGAGCGCTCCACCGGCCGCATAATAACGGCGAATCAACCCTATTCGGCTGGTTCCAACATAGAAGTAAGCGGTGTGAGTTTTCGAATAACCGGGCAGCCAGTTTCGGGAGACCCTTCCGTTACAGCGACTCGGCCATTCGGTATCGACGGGCCGGTTGTATTCCCATTTGATTTTACGCCACCTGCTGATGAGACGTTTACCCTTCGTGTTGGTGGGCGTACTGAGACCATGGTGCTCGACGGTAATGTGACTAATACTACCGATTTGGCTGCGATCTTAAATAGTGGTGTAAATGGAAACGCGGCCAAGTTAGCGGCTTTAGGTATAACAGTCGACAATACGGGTTTCAGTAGCGCTAGTGGTATTAATTTTTCCATCGCTAGTGGGTCGGGTAATGTTGATTCCGTTATGGGTATTAATTCTCTTGCAGGTTCAACATCTAACGATGGTGTAAGGGAGACACCGGGTGATCGTTTGTTTATTGACTCATCTAATAAGCAAGATGTGTTGACCACCATGGCTCGATTCAGCGAGGGAATGAAAGATTACGATGGTAGCGCTGAAAGCCGAGAACGCTTAGAAGAAATTATAGCAACAAGTATTTTAAACCTGAAAAATTCGCAAACCAGTATATTGGATATTACCTCAAAGTTGGGTGCTCGCTTTAATACGCTCGAGAGCACGAGAGACCTTCATCTTGATTCTGAGCTGGTGATGAAGGACGTGTTAGCGGAGCTGCGTGATGTCGATTATGCGGAAGCCGCCACGCGGCTATCCGCCCAAACCATGGTGCTGCAAGCGGCGCAATCGTCTTTTATTCGTGTAAGTCAGCTAAACCTATTTTCACAGCTCTAA
- the flgK gene encoding flagellar hook-associated protein FlgK: MSSDLLGISVSGIRTTQTALSTIGHNISNAGVDGYSRQRVNIQTNPATLDGNSYVGNGANVQSIERIVNGFVTEQLRTDTSLYQDLDVFHTNVSQLDNLLSDTSTGLAAGLESFFASMQNGLDDPTSIPARQLIISEAENLADRFNTIYSRFQTLDRNVDENLVSSVEQVNALVRNIAELNLKISDAYGIGNGAEPNDLLDQRDEALRGLSELVSIQTYEQGAGQVNVVVGSGQNLVVGSEVRQLSLRPSAENIASLDVVFEGDSAGQVITNLISGGEIGGLLRFRDETMSKVYNEFGRIAVTMADTFNKVHQQGVTLENEFGGRFFYDINDSRLSAVRVIGNANNAEPSDRQLRLDIADGTQITDSDYQVSVESGGLFRVTRDADGAEVATGLLPGSYPFSVSFDGLELVFEGGTFQGGDNFTLQPVRTGGRDFSSALVNAQSIAFASPVLTDTSIGNSGSGVISPGEVLSLVGAGGNPLPLLASAGEMNPPLIAIFTSPTSYDILDNSDPGNPVQLDPPMRDQRFVVGISNKLFGTDPGATQVSSLGDMTGLPEGRAIVSQAAILLGPPAANVPDYTVADFSSTADQFSFDIVISGTLNAVSDGTYSVAISGPAIVDNNVLLAEINAQLSGTDVRAMISDNGTVGFRLNSSGYGDISVQNYNADPDGNADIAPAGQANNLLGFDVEGTNFTSVGNADGISGIGFLSNGYPAEAITISRPGATVGAPAITETLYTGLNASVREIASALNNVAGVSVNAFNYVELTNLQISNAAPLQINVNGQDLIRYETDALGNPVVAADVPDPMADPDAFNDYLAERIGQNPVLTAAGIYALPARDEITGASEFRIFSTEGDDFQISLTAAAGESMDLSDGKNPNATLAGLGNGVATSLVVGGQLDVTLADSLELSTFPPNSMIFGDTGAVNFAKPQYYGIQAEISGIPDTGDTFTFNFNMDATSDNRNALALANLASEKTVDGGTATYTESYGSLVETVGIDTASAKINVDASEQVLHQSTQMRASISGVNLDEEAANLIRFEQMYAANTQVISVARDLFDRLINAF; encoded by the coding sequence ATGTCTTCAGATTTACTCGGTATTAGCGTTAGTGGTATTCGCACTACACAGACGGCCCTCAGCACCATAGGCCATAACATCTCTAATGCAGGTGTCGATGGCTACAGTCGTCAGCGGGTTAATATTCAAACGAACCCCGCGACACTGGATGGGAACAGTTACGTGGGTAATGGTGCAAACGTTCAATCCATTGAACGTATTGTTAACGGATTTGTTACCGAGCAGCTGCGTACTGATACCAGCCTGTATCAGGACTTAGATGTATTTCATACCAATGTAAGTCAGTTAGATAACTTGTTGTCGGATACCTCTACAGGGTTAGCGGCCGGTCTGGAATCATTTTTTGCGTCTATGCAAAATGGTTTGGATGACCCGACATCTATTCCAGCACGCCAACTCATTATCAGCGAAGCAGAGAATCTGGCTGATCGCTTTAATACTATCTATAGTCGGTTCCAAACCCTTGATCGAAACGTTGACGAAAACCTTGTCTCGTCGGTAGAGCAGGTTAACGCTCTGGTACGCAATATCGCCGAGCTAAATCTCAAAATATCGGATGCGTATGGCATAGGTAATGGCGCCGAACCTAATGATTTACTAGACCAACGTGATGAAGCTTTACGAGGTTTGTCTGAACTGGTATCCATTCAAACCTATGAGCAAGGTGCTGGGCAAGTCAATGTCGTTGTTGGAAGCGGCCAAAACCTGGTGGTTGGATCAGAAGTTCGACAACTTAGTTTACGGCCGAGCGCGGAAAATATTGCGAGCCTTGATGTTGTTTTCGAAGGTGATTCGGCTGGCCAGGTCATTACCAACTTAATAAGTGGTGGTGAAATTGGCGGATTACTTCGCTTTCGCGATGAAACGATGAGCAAGGTGTATAACGAGTTTGGCCGAATTGCCGTAACGATGGCAGACACGTTCAATAAAGTACATCAGCAGGGTGTTACCCTCGAAAATGAATTTGGAGGTCGGTTTTTTTACGATATAAACGATTCAAGACTTTCTGCCGTACGGGTGATAGGCAACGCCAATAACGCGGAGCCAAGCGACCGGCAATTGCGCCTCGATATAGCAGACGGTACCCAGATAACCGACAGTGATTATCAAGTAAGCGTAGAATCCGGAGGCCTGTTTCGTGTCACGCGCGATGCGGACGGCGCCGAAGTCGCAACGGGGTTACTACCTGGTTCCTACCCTTTTAGCGTAAGTTTTGATGGGCTAGAATTAGTATTTGAAGGCGGCACGTTTCAAGGTGGCGACAATTTCACACTGCAACCGGTAAGAACCGGCGGTAGAGACTTTAGTTCGGCATTGGTTAATGCGCAAAGTATTGCGTTTGCTAGCCCTGTTTTGACGGACACAAGTATCGGAAATAGCGGTTCCGGCGTTATATCCCCCGGGGAGGTGCTATCACTGGTTGGAGCGGGCGGAAACCCATTGCCGCTGCTAGCCAGCGCTGGGGAGATGAATCCTCCATTAATTGCAATATTCACCTCGCCAACCAGTTACGACATTCTCGATAATTCGGACCCCGGCAATCCAGTACAGCTGGACCCGCCGATGCGTGATCAACGTTTTGTTGTCGGTATCAGTAATAAGCTATTCGGCACAGACCCTGGTGCAACCCAGGTGTCTTCACTTGGTGATATGACGGGCTTACCGGAGGGCCGGGCAATAGTATCCCAAGCCGCTATTCTACTGGGCCCACCGGCTGCCAATGTTCCGGATTATACCGTTGCAGATTTTAGTTCCACAGCGGATCAGTTTTCGTTTGATATTGTGATTAGCGGTACGCTTAATGCCGTCAGCGACGGGACTTATTCGGTGGCGATATCCGGCCCCGCTATTGTTGATAATAATGTACTCCTTGCGGAAATAAACGCGCAACTTTCTGGCACTGATGTGCGTGCGATGATAAGCGATAACGGTACAGTGGGCTTTAGACTGAATTCATCGGGTTATGGTGATATAAGTGTACAAAATTATAACGCTGATCCGGACGGTAATGCTGATATCGCGCCTGCGGGGCAAGCGAATAATTTACTCGGTTTTGATGTCGAGGGTACAAATTTTACTTCAGTCGGAAATGCAGACGGCATTAGTGGTATAGGGTTTTTAAGTAATGGCTACCCTGCTGAAGCAATTACAATTTCTCGGCCCGGTGCAACTGTGGGGGCACCAGCGATTACCGAAACACTTTATACGGGCCTTAATGCCAGCGTCAGAGAAATTGCGAGCGCGTTGAATAATGTCGCCGGTGTTTCAGTTAATGCATTTAACTACGTTGAGCTAACAAATCTCCAAATTAGCAATGCCGCGCCGTTACAAATAAATGTGAACGGCCAGGACCTTATTCGTTATGAAACAGACGCATTAGGTAACCCGGTGGTAGCCGCTGATGTTCCAGACCCAATGGCAGATCCCGATGCGTTTAATGACTATTTAGCTGAGCGTATTGGCCAAAACCCGGTTCTAACAGCGGCTGGCATATATGCATTGCCCGCGCGGGATGAGATAACTGGAGCCTCTGAATTTCGTATTTTTTCAACAGAGGGTGATGATTTTCAGATATCGTTAACCGCAGCCGCAGGCGAGTCGATGGATCTTAGCGACGGTAAGAACCCTAACGCTACGCTTGCTGGATTGGGTAATGGTGTTGCAACCTCGCTGGTTGTTGGCGGGCAGTTGGATGTAACGCTTGCTGATAGCCTTGAGCTGTCAACATTCCCACCTAACAGTATGATCTTTGGCGATACCGGTGCAGTCAATTTTGCCAAACCCCAATATTATGGTATCCAGGCGGAAATCAGTGGCATACCCGACACCGGAGATACCTTTACCTTCAACTTTAATATGGACGCAACTTCTGATAATCGCAACGCGTTGGCATTGGCCAATCTGGCGAGCGAAAAAACGGTTGACGGTGGAACGGCAACCTACACAGAAAGTTACGGTTCTTTGGTGGAAACTGTCGGTATTGATACGGCTTCAGCAAAAATTAATGTGGACGCCAGTGAGCAGGTTTTGCATCAGTCGACGCAAATGCGCGCGTCAATATCCGGTGTTAACCTAGACGAAGAGGCGGCAAATCTTATCCGTTTCGAGCAAATGTATGCCGCTAATACACAGGTAATATCCGTTGCTAGAGATTTATTTGATCGGCTTATTAACGCTTTTTGA
- the flgJ gene encoding flagellar assembly peptidoglycan hydrolase FlgJ, with product MDGLASSQMLSAQQHIQAADVYTDLNSLQNIKTSDDKDAALRQIAQQFESMFLSMMLKSMRDANAVFEEDSMFNSGDVKFYRDMHDQQLTLTLSHGRQGGVGIADSFYRQMSGANITSPQKGEILPLSATEIKDVSKLDVPKIDVSKKDKYQPLSGSPSDFIEKVMPAVQKAAKKLGVDSSVLTAQAALETGWGKFILANEDGKSSFNLFNIKAGGEWQGKRVSVSAVEYTGGTFTPQQSSFRVYDSIEQSVEDYVNFVRTNPRYQEAMQSVDDAGRYIRELHKAGYATDPKYAEKVLSVHDRLLDDFGHLTTTDT from the coding sequence ATGGATGGTCTTGCGTCTTCTCAAATGCTCAGTGCGCAACAACATATACAGGCAGCTGACGTTTATACCGATTTAAATAGTCTGCAGAATATTAAAACTTCAGATGATAAAGACGCTGCCTTACGTCAAATTGCCCAGCAGTTTGAATCGATGTTTTTGAGCATGATGCTTAAAAGCATGCGAGATGCCAATGCTGTATTTGAAGAAGACAGCATGTTCAACAGTGGCGATGTAAAATTTTACCGCGATATGCATGATCAACAACTAACGTTAACGTTATCCCACGGTCGTCAGGGGGGGGTGGGTATTGCGGATTCGTTTTATCGACAAATGAGCGGGGCCAATATTACGTCACCACAAAAGGGCGAGATTTTGCCATTATCAGCGACTGAAATAAAAGACGTATCGAAATTAGACGTACCGAAAATAGACGTATCGAAAAAGGATAAATACCAGCCGCTTTCCGGTTCGCCAAGTGATTTCATAGAAAAAGTAATGCCTGCGGTACAGAAGGCGGCAAAAAAGCTAGGTGTTGATTCCAGTGTGCTAACGGCTCAGGCGGCATTAGAAACAGGCTGGGGTAAATTTATTCTCGCCAATGAAGACGGAAAAAGTAGCTTCAATTTATTCAATATTAAGGCTGGTGGAGAATGGCAGGGTAAGCGTGTGAGCGTGTCTGCGGTAGAATATACTGGCGGTACATTTACGCCTCAGCAATCCAGTTTTCGCGTGTACGATTCTATAGAGCAAAGTGTTGAGGACTACGTTAATTTTGTTCGCACTAACCCACGTTACCAAGAAGCCATGCAATCGGTAGATGACGCTGGACGTTATATCCGCGAGTTGCACAAGGCGGGCTACGCAACAGACCCGAAGTACGCCGAAAAAGTATTATCGGTACACGATCGTTTGCTCGACGATTTTGGTCACTTAACCACAACGGATACCTGA
- a CDS encoding flagellar basal body P-ring protein FlgI, whose amino-acid sequence MKNNRWEKNLGVLAILFSLCLSTPQVIAERIKDLTSVSGVRTNQLVGYGLVVGLDGSGDQTNSTPFTTQSFMTMLSQFGITIPADAKFQLKNVAAVAVHAELPPFAKPGQTIDVTISSIANAKSLRGGALLITPLKGLDGKVYAVAQGNLIVGGFGIDGRDGSSVTVNIPSVGRIPSGAMVERKVATQFGGNGKIIFNLHTPDFTTAKRLADSINDLLGPNVALPMDATSIAVQAPQNPAQRVDYLSLLENVQVKPGESAAKIIINSRTGTIVVGQHVRVSPVAVTHGSLTVTVREDVQVSQPNSFGQGDTVVVPDSTVEVTEESGPMFEFSPGPTLNDIVRAVNEVGAAPGDLMAILEALKQAGALKAEIMVI is encoded by the coding sequence ATGAAAAATAATCGCTGGGAAAAGAATCTGGGCGTATTGGCGATTTTATTTTCGTTATGTTTATCTACTCCGCAGGTTATAGCTGAGCGGATTAAGGATTTAACGTCTGTTTCTGGTGTGCGAACCAACCAGTTAGTGGGTTATGGTTTGGTCGTGGGCTTGGATGGATCTGGTGATCAAACCAATTCTACTCCTTTTACCACTCAGTCATTTATGACCATGCTCAGTCAGTTTGGTATTACGATTCCAGCCGATGCAAAATTTCAACTTAAAAATGTTGCAGCGGTTGCCGTACATGCAGAGTTGCCGCCTTTTGCCAAGCCAGGACAAACTATTGATGTGACCATATCGTCCATCGCTAACGCCAAAAGCTTACGTGGCGGAGCCTTATTGATCACACCTTTGAAAGGGCTGGACGGCAAAGTATATGCTGTTGCACAGGGTAATTTAATTGTTGGGGGCTTTGGTATTGATGGGCGAGATGGGTCCAGCGTAACGGTAAACATTCCCAGCGTGGGGCGTATACCCAGTGGCGCGATGGTAGAGCGTAAAGTGGCTACTCAGTTTGGAGGCAATGGGAAAATAATATTTAATTTACATACACCCGATTTTACAACGGCTAAACGTTTAGCCGATAGCATTAACGATTTGCTGGGCCCAAATGTTGCGCTACCAATGGATGCAACATCGATAGCGGTACAGGCACCACAAAATCCGGCTCAACGAGTGGACTATCTCTCACTGTTAGAAAATGTACAAGTTAAGCCAGGTGAATCGGCAGCAAAAATTATCATTAATTCTCGAACGGGCACTATTGTTGTTGGCCAGCATGTTCGGGTATCGCCGGTGGCCGTTACTCATGGCTCCCTTACAGTTACCGTGAGGGAAGATGTGCAAGTTAGCCAGCCGAATTCATTTGGACAAGGCGACACGGTTGTTGTGCCAGACAGCACCGTGGAGGTTACGGAAGAGTCTGGGCCTATGTTTGAGTTTAGCCCTGGGCCAACGCTTAACGATATAGTGCGTGCGGTAAATGAGGTGGGCGCAGCCCCCGGTGATCTAATGGCTATTCTGGAAGCACTTAAACAGGCCGGCGCACTAAAAGCCGAGATTATGGTGATCTAA